The sequence CACTCGAGACCGTCTTCGAGCAATCGCTCGAAGGCCTCGCGCTCGTGGCGTTCCTGTTCTCGATGGGGTCGCGGGGCGGCAAGGAGACCCTTCAGCTCGCGCAAGGCGGCCGGGTCGTTGGCCGCGATCTCCACGGCAACGGTGTACGGGTCGTCGACGATGCGAGAGACGAGACCCATCGCGAGTGCCTCGCTCGCGTCGACGGTCCGTCCCGAGTACGAGAGGTCCGTGGCGTGTGTCTCTCCGACCGCCTCGAGCAAGCGCCGGGTCCCGCCCCAGGCACCGAAGACGCCGAGCGAGACCCCCGGTTCCGCGAAGGTCGCGTCGGGCGTCGCCACCCGCACGTCGGCGGCGAGAGCGAGTTCGACGCCGCCACCCCTGGCCGGGCCGTCGATCCCCGCGACCACGACGGCATCGGCGGTCTCGATGGCGTTCATCGTCCGCTGCCCGCGGTCGGCGAAGGCCGCCGCGTCGTCGCCGTCGAGTGACCGCAACACGTCGAGGTCGGCACCCGCGCAGAAGGCCGTGCCGGCCCCTTCGAGATACACGACAGCCGCGTCCGTCGTGTCCACTGCCCGGGCCAGCGCGTCGAGGCCGTCTCTGGTGAGCGCGTTGCGACGGTTGGGCCGGTCGAGAGTGACAACTCGGATCGGTCCCTC is a genomic window of Halanaeroarchaeum sp. HSR-CO containing:
- a CDS encoding enoyl-CoA hydratase/isomerase family protein, yielding MIRTRDEGPIRVVTLDRPNRRNALTRDGLDALARAVDTTDAAVVYLEGAGTAFCAGADLDVLRSLDGDDAAAFADRGQRTMNAIETADAVVVAGIDGPARGGGVELALAADVRVATPDATFAEPGVSLGVFGAWGGTRRLLEAVGETHATDLSYSGRTVDASEALAMGLVSRIVDDPYTVAVEIAANDPAALRELKGLLAAPRPHREQERHEREAFERLLEDGLE